The following coding sequences lie in one Arachis hypogaea cultivar Tifrunner chromosome 9, arahy.Tifrunner.gnm2.J5K5, whole genome shotgun sequence genomic window:
- the LOC112711320 gene encoding cellulose synthase-like protein G2 isoform X1 yields MNSNMEETTTLPLNISDVNKPMIFTNRLHMLLHSIALCFLFYYRLCYFFQSRATPPLLLPWILVFLSEIILSFIWILGQAYRWNPISRTVFPQRLPEDQKLPHIDVFICTADPTKEPTIDVMNILLSAMALDYPPDKLHLYVSDDGGSAVTLNGMRVAWKFARWWIPFCTRYRIRCRCPKAYFSSQESDDDFGGDMEFVAHRKMIKEKYEVFKEDMLRFREDEVHSGDATGITSQNHASIIEVCFWQVIQEDSRDEIEPVNLPSLVYVSREKKPSHPHHFKAGALNALYRISAVMSNSPYILVLDCDMFCSEPDSVRQALCFHLDPKLSPSLAYVQFPQKFHNISKNDIYDSQHRSAYKVLWQGMDGLKGPVLSGTGFYMKREALYGNYTIKGTELEPQQQFGASNKLIKSLKQQNFTPDLMNDGKALPDEETLLLASCNYETNTKWGQEIGFLYGTVCEDVHTGFMLNCNGWNSVFCDPSKPQFLGNSTTNLNELLIQGTRWGSGLLDIGSSRFCPLIYGPLRMSLLQSLCVAELTYFPLYCLPLWCFAIVPQLCLLYGFSLCPKVSDPFFFIFLFIFLSSLTKHLVEVLTTGGTFRKWIIEQRIWMMKSVTCHFYGLLDATLKKLGLREGSFMPTNKVEDHEQTMLYQMDKYDFRTSKMFLVPMVAIIIFNMSCFFGGIYRVASVGNWNSMFMQLLLPCYVIVVNYPIIEGLIRKDKGSISTSVIILSNFLVIIIHFILSPLLI; encoded by the exons ATGAATTCCAATATGGAGGAAACTACTACTCTTCCTCTGAATATCTCCGATGTCAACAAGCCTATGATCTTCACCAATAGGCTACACATGCTTCTCCACTCTATTGCTTTGTGCTTCTTATTCTATTACAGACTCTGTTACTTCTTTCAATCTAGAGCAACACCACCATTATTGTTACCCTGGATTCTTGTATTTTTATCTGAGATCATTCTCTCCTTCATTTGGATACTAGGCCAAGCATATAGATGGAACCCAATTTCAAGAACTGTGTTCCCTCAAAGGCTACCCGAAGATCAAAAGCTTCCTCATATTGATGTGTTCATATGCACTGCAGATCCTACTAAGGAGCCTACTATTGATGTCATGAACATTTTGTTATCAGCCATGGCACTTGATTACCCTCCAGATAAGCTTCATCT GTATGTTTCTGATGATGGGGGTTCAGCAGTTACCTTGAATGGGATGAGAGTGGCATGGAAGTTTGCAAGGTGGTGGATTCCCTTCTGCACAAGATACAGAATAAGGTGTAGATGCCCCAAAGCTTACTTTTCTTCTCAAGAGAGTGATGATGATTTTGGCGGGGATATGGAGTTTGTTGCACACAGGAAAATGATCAAG GAAAAGTATGAGGTTTTCAAAGAAGACATGTTAAGATTTAGAGAAGATGAGGTTCACTCTGGAGATGCTACTGGCATAACAAGTCAAAATCATGCATCTATCATTGAG GTATGTTTTTGGCAGGTGATACAAGAAGATAGCAGAGATGAAATAGAGCCTGTGAATTTGCCTAGTCTTGTATACGTTTCCCGCGAGAAAAAGCCTTCTCATCCTCACCATTTCAAAGCTGGAGCACTCAATGCACTT TATCGCATCTCTGCCGTGATGAGCAATTCTCCATACATTCTAGTGCTGGACTGTGACATGTTCTGCAGCGAGCCGGATTCAGTGCGACAAGCACTGTGTTTCCACCTTGATCCAAAGCTATCACCTTCCCTTGCATATGTGCAATTCCCACAGAAATTTCACAACATAAGCAAGAATGATATATATGATAGTCAGCACAGATCAGCATACAAA GTTCTATGGCAAGGTATGGATGGACTTAAGGGGCCTGTGTTGTCTGGCACAGGATTCTATATGAAAAGGGAAGCTCTATATGGAAATTACACAATCAAAG GCACTGAACTTGAACCCCAACAACAATTTGGCGCATCCAACAAGTTAATCAAATCCTTAAAACAACAGAATTTCACTCCTGATTTGATGAATGACGGGAAAGCTTTACCTGATGAAGAGACTCTACTTTTGGCTTCATGTAACTATGAAACTAACACTAAATGGGGTCAAGAG ATTGGATTCTTGTATGGTACTGTATGTGAAGATGTTCACACTGGATTCATGCTGAATTGCAATGGTTGGAATTCAGTTTTTTGTGATCCATCTAAGCCACAGTTCCTTGGAAACAGTACAACTAACCTGAATGAATTGCTAATTCAAGGAACAAGATGGGGTTCTGGTCTACTTGACATTGGTTCAAGCAGGTTCTGCCCTCTTATATATGGACCTCTAAGGATGTCCCTACTTCAAAGCCTTTGTGTTGCTGAGCTTACATATTTCCCTCTTTATTGCTTGCCTCTTTGGTGTTTTGCCATTGTCCCTCAACTTTGTCTACTATATGGATTTTCCCTCTGCCCTAAG GTCTCAGAcccatttttcttcatttttctgtTCATCTTCCTATCATCTCTAACAAAACACTTAGTTGAAGTCCTCACAACTGGAGGAACATTCAGAAAGTGGATAATAGAACAAAGGATATGGATGATGAAATCAGTCACATGCCACTTCTATGGATTGTTGGATGCAACACTCAAAAAACTTGGTCTAAGAGAGGGTAGTTTCATGCCGACCAACAAAGTGGAGGATCATGAACAAACCATGTTGTACCAAATGGACAAGTATGATTTCAGGACATCAAAAATGTTCCTTGTTCCAATGGTTGCAATCATAATCTTCAACATGAGTTGCTTCTTTGGGGGAATCTATAGAGTGGCTTCAGTTGGAAATTGGAACAGCATGTTCATGCAGCTATTGCTtccttgttatgtcattgttgtgAATTATCCCATCATTGAAGGGCtgataagaaaagacaaaggaagcattTCAACTTCAGTGATTATACTTTCTAACTTTttggtaattattattcattttataCTTTCTCCTCTCCTAATATAA
- the LOC112711320 gene encoding cellulose synthase-like protein G2 isoform X2, which produces MNSNMEETTTLPLNISDVNKPMIFTNRLHMLLHSIALCFLFYYRLCYFFQSRATPPLLLPWILVFLSEIILSFIWILGQAYRWNPISRTVFPQRLPEDQKLPHIDVFICTADPTKEPTIDVMNILLSAMALDYPPDKLHLYVSDDGGSAVTLNGMRVAWKFARWWIPFCTRYRIRCRCPKAYFSSQESDDDFGGDMEFVAHRKMIKEKYEVFKEDMLRFREDEVHSGDATGITSQNHASIIEVIQEDSRDEIEPVNLPSLVYVSREKKPSHPHHFKAGALNALYRISAVMSNSPYILVLDCDMFCSEPDSVRQALCFHLDPKLSPSLAYVQFPQKFHNISKNDIYDSQHRSAYKVLWQGMDGLKGPVLSGTGFYMKREALYGNYTIKGTELEPQQQFGASNKLIKSLKQQNFTPDLMNDGKALPDEETLLLASCNYETNTKWGQEIGFLYGTVCEDVHTGFMLNCNGWNSVFCDPSKPQFLGNSTTNLNELLIQGTRWGSGLLDIGSSRFCPLIYGPLRMSLLQSLCVAELTYFPLYCLPLWCFAIVPQLCLLYGFSLCPKVSDPFFFIFLFIFLSSLTKHLVEVLTTGGTFRKWIIEQRIWMMKSVTCHFYGLLDATLKKLGLREGSFMPTNKVEDHEQTMLYQMDKYDFRTSKMFLVPMVAIIIFNMSCFFGGIYRVASVGNWNSMFMQLLLPCYVIVVNYPIIEGLIRKDKGSISTSVIILSNFLVIIIHFILSPLLI; this is translated from the exons ATGAATTCCAATATGGAGGAAACTACTACTCTTCCTCTGAATATCTCCGATGTCAACAAGCCTATGATCTTCACCAATAGGCTACACATGCTTCTCCACTCTATTGCTTTGTGCTTCTTATTCTATTACAGACTCTGTTACTTCTTTCAATCTAGAGCAACACCACCATTATTGTTACCCTGGATTCTTGTATTTTTATCTGAGATCATTCTCTCCTTCATTTGGATACTAGGCCAAGCATATAGATGGAACCCAATTTCAAGAACTGTGTTCCCTCAAAGGCTACCCGAAGATCAAAAGCTTCCTCATATTGATGTGTTCATATGCACTGCAGATCCTACTAAGGAGCCTACTATTGATGTCATGAACATTTTGTTATCAGCCATGGCACTTGATTACCCTCCAGATAAGCTTCATCT GTATGTTTCTGATGATGGGGGTTCAGCAGTTACCTTGAATGGGATGAGAGTGGCATGGAAGTTTGCAAGGTGGTGGATTCCCTTCTGCACAAGATACAGAATAAGGTGTAGATGCCCCAAAGCTTACTTTTCTTCTCAAGAGAGTGATGATGATTTTGGCGGGGATATGGAGTTTGTTGCACACAGGAAAATGATCAAG GAAAAGTATGAGGTTTTCAAAGAAGACATGTTAAGATTTAGAGAAGATGAGGTTCACTCTGGAGATGCTACTGGCATAACAAGTCAAAATCATGCATCTATCATTGAG GTGATACAAGAAGATAGCAGAGATGAAATAGAGCCTGTGAATTTGCCTAGTCTTGTATACGTTTCCCGCGAGAAAAAGCCTTCTCATCCTCACCATTTCAAAGCTGGAGCACTCAATGCACTT TATCGCATCTCTGCCGTGATGAGCAATTCTCCATACATTCTAGTGCTGGACTGTGACATGTTCTGCAGCGAGCCGGATTCAGTGCGACAAGCACTGTGTTTCCACCTTGATCCAAAGCTATCACCTTCCCTTGCATATGTGCAATTCCCACAGAAATTTCACAACATAAGCAAGAATGATATATATGATAGTCAGCACAGATCAGCATACAAA GTTCTATGGCAAGGTATGGATGGACTTAAGGGGCCTGTGTTGTCTGGCACAGGATTCTATATGAAAAGGGAAGCTCTATATGGAAATTACACAATCAAAG GCACTGAACTTGAACCCCAACAACAATTTGGCGCATCCAACAAGTTAATCAAATCCTTAAAACAACAGAATTTCACTCCTGATTTGATGAATGACGGGAAAGCTTTACCTGATGAAGAGACTCTACTTTTGGCTTCATGTAACTATGAAACTAACACTAAATGGGGTCAAGAG ATTGGATTCTTGTATGGTACTGTATGTGAAGATGTTCACACTGGATTCATGCTGAATTGCAATGGTTGGAATTCAGTTTTTTGTGATCCATCTAAGCCACAGTTCCTTGGAAACAGTACAACTAACCTGAATGAATTGCTAATTCAAGGAACAAGATGGGGTTCTGGTCTACTTGACATTGGTTCAAGCAGGTTCTGCCCTCTTATATATGGACCTCTAAGGATGTCCCTACTTCAAAGCCTTTGTGTTGCTGAGCTTACATATTTCCCTCTTTATTGCTTGCCTCTTTGGTGTTTTGCCATTGTCCCTCAACTTTGTCTACTATATGGATTTTCCCTCTGCCCTAAG GTCTCAGAcccatttttcttcatttttctgtTCATCTTCCTATCATCTCTAACAAAACACTTAGTTGAAGTCCTCACAACTGGAGGAACATTCAGAAAGTGGATAATAGAACAAAGGATATGGATGATGAAATCAGTCACATGCCACTTCTATGGATTGTTGGATGCAACACTCAAAAAACTTGGTCTAAGAGAGGGTAGTTTCATGCCGACCAACAAAGTGGAGGATCATGAACAAACCATGTTGTACCAAATGGACAAGTATGATTTCAGGACATCAAAAATGTTCCTTGTTCCAATGGTTGCAATCATAATCTTCAACATGAGTTGCTTCTTTGGGGGAATCTATAGAGTGGCTTCAGTTGGAAATTGGAACAGCATGTTCATGCAGCTATTGCTtccttgttatgtcattgttgtgAATTATCCCATCATTGAAGGGCtgataagaaaagacaaaggaagcattTCAACTTCAGTGATTATACTTTCTAACTTTttggtaattattattcattttataCTTTCTCCTCTCCTAATATAA